The genomic stretch TGTTGGTTCTAACTGTCTTGGTAATCACTTTGTAAACCCTTTGGTCGCTAATTGAGGCTCTTAAATTGCTGAAAATCCTTTTGGCCATCACTAGCTTTGGTAAAAGGATCTATTGGTGCCATTACTGTGTAAGGAGAGACCTTGTTGGTTCTAACTGTCTTGGTAATCACTTTGTAGACCTTTTGGTCGTTAATTGAGGCTCTTGAACAGCTGAAAATCCTTTTGAGCATCCCTAGCTTTGGTAAAAGGATCTATTGGTGCCATTACTGTGTTAGGAGAGACCTTGTTGGTTCTAATTGTCTTGGTAATCACTTTGTGGACCTTTTGGTCGTTAATTGAGGCTTTCCAAGGTTTGAAAGTACCTCTGGTTTTGATAGAAGGATGTATTACTTCCATTATTATCATTGGAGAGACTTTCTTGATCTTAAATGTCTACCTAGTCACTTGGTAGTCTCTTTGGCCACTCATTGAGGCTTTCTAGAATGCTTCGTACTTCTCTCCTTTCGAACGACATCAACCGACTGCTTTTTTTTGAATACCCCTCGTAGTATAACTTACCTAGCGGACAACAACATTGTGACGTTTCCAACTATCcatttcagaaataaatatgGTGAGTTTGATCATTCCGATCAAAGGAGAAAAAGACAAATTCATCGTTAGCGTCGACAGAGAATTGTTGATCGTCACTTGGGATGGCATCGCCGAAAAACCGTCgaattaccaaaaattatacGAAGTAGATAACGAGAGAACAGAACTTCTCACGAATAGGTTCAACGACGGAAAATGCGATCCTTCTGGAAGAATTTGGGCCGGTAAGTGATTCACCTGTGTCGACTATATCACCCAAATGAACGATCCTCTCGTCGAAACGACGCTTTGAAATTCCTATTGCATTTAAAACTGATTATATCGACTATTTCAGCTTAATTACGTTGGTAAACCCCTTTGGTCGCTCTAGTTCGCTCCTGGAGGTTCTTCAAAATCCTCCAGAAAATGGAGAAGTCTTGTCGATCCTAATTGTCTTGGTAATCCCTTTGCAGTCCGCTTGGTCTCTATTGGAACCTCACCAGGATTGGAAAATCCTTCCTAAAGTCACCGGCTTTCGCAGAAGGATCTTACTGTGAATGGAGACCTTGTAAGTCCTAATGAGGATCCGTTGCTACCATTATTTGAAGCCTTGTAATTCATAATTGCCTAGGTAATCACTTAGTTAACTCCTTTAATAGCTCTAGTTCATTAAGGCTCTTCCAAGTTCTCCTAGAGCCATCTTAGTAATAGTTTTGGAGTTTGTCCAGCCTCTACCAAAGGCTCTACGGAATTGAAAACTCCTTCTAGAGTCACTGGCTTCAATACGAAGATCTATGACTAGCATTACTATGAATGGAGAGGCATATTTGGTCCTAGTTGCCTCGGTAATCAATTTGAGGTCCCTTTGGTTCATAAAGGTTCTTCAGAATCACCTCTAAAGTTCTTATAAGGTCACTGAGTCATATATCAAGGTCTATCATAGCCATTACTATTAATTGAGAGACCTTGTCGACCCTAATTGTTTTTCCAGTCCGCTTGGTGTCTCATGGGGGCCGTCTAGAATTGAAAAATCCTCCTAAGGTTTAGCTGGCATTGTTGCAAGTATCTATTACTACCAATACAGTGATGGTAGAGGTCTTGTAGTCCCTTTGGTCTTGGTAAAAGGGTCTAtcaatacaattattataataggagaaGACTTGTCGACCATAATTATCTTGGTAACACCTTTCGGTGTCTCAAAGGAGCTCTCCAGAATCGAAAACGAAAAAAGGCGTTGCTGATATTGGTACTAGTACCTATTAATACCAAAACTGTAATTGGGAATGTTTTGTAAGTCCTAATTGATTTGGTAATCACTTGGTTAACTATTTTAGTTGTTTTAATCCTTAAAGCTCCTTAGAGGTTTTCGGAATATGTTCTTAGAGGTATTGGTTTTCGTTTAAAGTTCCGTACTATGACTGTAGACACATTGTAAGTCCTTTTGGCCACTGAAAGAGGCTCTCCAGAATTAGAAGATCCTTTTAAGAGCTACTAGCTTTGGTAACACCTTTCGGTGTCTCAAAGGAGCTCTCCAGAATCCAAAAATCCTTATAAGGCGTTGCTGATATTGGTACCAGTACCTATTAATACCAAAACTGTAATTGGGAAAGTTTTGTAAGTCCTAATTGATTTAGTAATCACTTGGTTAACCCTTTTAGTTGTTTTAATCCTTAAAGCTCCTTAGGGGTTTACGGAATATGTTCTTAGAGGTATTGGTTTTCGTTTAAAGTTCCGTACTATGACTGTAGACACATTGTAAGTCCTTTTGGTCACTGAAAGAGGCTCTCCAGAATTAGAAGATCCTTTTAAGAGCTACTAGCTTTGGTAACACCTTTCGGTATCTCAAAGGAGCTCTCCAGAATCGAAAAATCCTTATAAGGCGTTGCTGATATTGGTACCAGTACCTATTAATACCAAAACTGTAATTGGGAAAGTTTTGTAAGTCCTAATTGATTTAGTAATCACTTGGTTAACCCTTTTAGTTGTTTTAATCCTTAAAGCTCCTTAGGGGTTTACGGAATATGTTCTTAGAGGTATTGGTTTTCGTTTAAAGTTCCGTACTATGACTGTAGACACATTGTAAGTCCTTTTGGTCACTGAAAGAGGCTCTCCAGAATTAGAAGATCCTTTTAAGAGCTACTAGCTTTGGTAACACCTTTCGGTATCTCAAAGGAGCTCTCCAGAATCGAAAAATCCTTATAAGGCGTTGCTGATATTGGTACCAGTACCTATTAATACCAAAACTGTAATTGGGAAAGTTTTGTAAGTCCTAATTGATTTGGTAATCACTTGGTTAACCCTTTTAGTTGTTTTAATCCTTAAAGCTCCTTAGGGGTTTTCGGAATATGTTCTTAGAGGTATTGGTTTTCGTTTAAAGTTCCGTACTATGACTGTAGACACATTGTAAGTCCTTTTGGTCACTGAAAGAGGCTCTCCAGAATTAGAAGATCCTTTTAAGAGCTACTAGCTTTGGTAAAAGGATCTATAACAGCGATTTTAAAGGATAGGGGATCCTGGTGACACAGAATAGGAAAATCTTCTCGGAATGCTTGTTTTAATACAAGAATCTTCCACTAGGTTAAATCCTTTTAGTTTTTAACAGACTTTGACAATTGCAGATAATATGTACAGTAGTTTCTTCTTTTATCTGATGGTGATATGAAAGTTTTTGCTCATCAGCAgccaattttctttttcttggaGTCAAATCCATGAGTTAAGGGTCAGTAGTCGAATTTGATCGAAAACGGTTTCCGGATTTCAGtatgatgtaaaaaaaatatttttgcaaggTACGATGGGTGAAGAACGAGTGAACGGTCAACCGGTACGAGGAAGAGGATCTCTTTATTCGTTCGAAAATAAAACTGTAACGAAACGCCTCGGTCAAATAGGCATTTCGAACGGACTAGCCTGGAACGAGGAACTTAAAAAAATGTACTACATCGATACGTTCAAAGATTGCGTCGAGGAGTACGATTTCGACATTAGAACCGGCAACATGTGTAAGTAATTCagaaaaacaaatggaattcGTTCCACCGAAACGTCAATTTCAGCTAACGGTAAACCGATTTTCGACCTggataaaaacaaaataggaGGATTTCCCGATGGAATGGCGATCGATACCGATGGAAATTTATGGGTGGCGGTATTCAACGGGTACAAAGTCATTAAAATCGATCCCAGGAAACCCGAAACGCTTTTAACGTCGATCCCGATACCGGCTAAACAAGTGAgtgatttttggtggaatgaaacggatttttgtaattttgttttttaggttACGTCGGTGGCTTTTGGAGGGGCGAATTTGGACGAGTTGTACGTGACGAGCGCCCGATTCGCGATCGATGGAGTGGTGCTTCCGCCGCCGCAACACGGGGGTGTTTACAGGGTTACGGGACTGGGGGTTAAGGGGTATCCGGGAGATGCGGCGgttttgtgaaatgaaaatcggagtaaattcataatataacttttaatatttcgaataataatattaataaaatgatatttatataaatgttattaactataaaaaaaatcacacatATACCGTCTCtttggaaataattaaaaaaagagcAATGGAAATAGTGGCGGGTTgattggaaaataaattcatgcaaattggaagttttttttttatttttgttcaggTATTTAATGTGATATTTGGGATAATAAATCTTTAATTCCACTGTTAATgttaaatgtttgttttggtggaatatttagGAACACTCTGAAATGTTAGAAGTCTTCAATTCcaccaaatattaaattttaacaaaaaaattcatcaaataaactttttatttaaaattgtttgttttggtggaatatttagGAACACTCTAAAATGTTTGAAGTCTTCAATTCcaccaaatattaaattttatcatataaacgAGTTTATTAAAGTGGATCTTttattttggtggaatatttagggaaaatccccaaaatattttaatgtgaaaatgaagattttgggaaaacgaaatcattttttttttcctaaCAAATAATTCCACgggatattaaattttttcacataaacgaAAACGTTGGTGGAATATTTAGGGAATCTCcgaaatgttttaattaaaaatatggcgaaaaacaatttttttttgtaaaattattgcgaaaataatttcaattcattactattcattttcaaatttggatttaagaatattttgaaaacaagaaaaattttttttcattcaaattccTGATCTCTAAATCTTCATTTCCaccaaatatcaaattttatcatataaacgATGTCATTAAcgtaaaacttttattttggtggaatatttggggaaaatccaaaatatttgaaaaatttcgtaaCCAATTCcaccaaatattaaattttaacaaaaaaattcatcaaataaacAACTTgctattgaaaattgtttgttttggtGGAATGTTTTTTCTCTCTAAAAATTCGTGATCGCAAAGTTTTCATTCcactaaatattaatttttttcataaaaacgaaCTCGTtttgtaaatcattttttttgtggatttaaggaaacaccaaaatattttttagaaaaaatttagtcaaatattatttttttaattcaaaataaaaaagttaatttccagttgaatattttttaaataatcaaattccaccaaatattaaattttatcaaaataaaatgtcgtatgaataaaaagaaaaattattatacagagtgatattagaaattcaattttgtgaaacttgttttggtggaatttcatcacttttttgaaaaaaaataaaaatatatatacaaggtaGATAAATGAGAATTCGTAGTTTGTGTATAGTTTAGGTCAAAAATTGAGCTTACAGGGTGATTCAATAGAACTTTCGGACTATTTgataaaaagtaacaaaaaataaataaaaaagttcaaaaattcgCAAACAGGAATTTGAAAatcgttattttcaatttctcattaaattttattgctAAAAAGTGAAATTCAGTcacgaatattttcaaaatttttgcatttttctatattatccATTAGTTTTGACCTACCTTGTAtgattttcttaattaaaacagtaatcaattaaataacttaattataCAAGGTGATTAAATAAAACgctgaaaattgaatatatagggtgatgcaatatatttcaaataatatcgaaaatttccaaattataatcgcaattttttcaaaatttgatcattatttttttgacgaatactttcgaaataattttttagaaaaaaaaattaatttaattattttaatcaacatatacatgaaaaaaaaaatcgaatcgaATATACAATGCGCTCAACGGAATTTTGCCACATTTgaacataaattttgaatatacggGGTGATACGAtattatgtttaaatattttgatagaaatggaaaaaaaattgtggggGGGTTGAAAGTATATCAACATTAACTTCCAAAATCcaacgataattttttttttgaaaaaatttttgcacttttttttattattacaaaacaCAATTTTCGTTTTTGGGACTAGTATAAAAATGGTTACCTCAAATTACCCTAATTTTGTCTAATTTCACCAGGGTACAGTGCTACAACACTATattgcaataaaaattgttattaaaaggtttatttttttaaattttacgtagatttatatatatatttatttacaaaatagtagccgttttaaaaatacaaaacaaacatgaaaaaaaaaaataaatactgacaaaaactcgaaaatcgtgataaaaaacgaagaagaaatcgacagaaacaaaattttcatcaataaatcgatcattaaaaaattatgtatatctgctgtttttttttaaacgtgGCAACGGTTCAtttcgtatttttaaaaaacaactaCTTACAAAAGTTAACTAACAATTAATTAtgctaattttattttgacttatCTACACCTCGGtgagcatttttttttcaaaacttgttGGCACCCAACGTATCCAAGCTGCGGTcgcgattttcactttttttccgtagaatttcaaaattatcccGGTTTCGAAGAAAAAATAGCACCAGTGGCAACGTTGGAAAATGGGTAGGTGATTATtgtgaatttgaaataattaagtaccgaaattgtttttcataaatgtTGGGAATTGtaagaaatatggaaaaataaaagaaaaagaaatattaatgaaaatggggggtaaaaatcacgaaaaaatGACGCtgacgtaaaaaaatatttttcttatagattttggcaataatttgagaaaaatggaCGAATAGGATGGAACGCAGAAATTCCtgaactttttt from Diorhabda sublineata isolate icDioSubl1.1 chromosome 5, icDioSubl1.1, whole genome shotgun sequence encodes the following:
- the LOC130443755 gene encoding regucalcin-like isoform X1; the protein is MQSKRTVAILLIALYNCRTYNFSVVEKMNPKVELLEDIPSVELGEGPHWDVDTQSLFFVDIFGHSIHKYTPTTKKHSKAVIDLHKTSPDDKYDKINMVSLIIPIKGEKDKFIVSVDRELLIVTWDGIAEKPSNYQKLYEVDNERTELLTNRFNDGKCDPSGRIWAGTMGEERVNGQPVRGRGSLYSFENKTVTKRLGQIGISNGLAWNEELKKMYYIDTFKDCVEEYDFDIRTGNMSNGKPIFDLDKNKIGGFPDGMAIDTDGNLWVAVFNGYKVIKIDPRKPETLLTSIPIPAKQVTSVAFGGANLDELYVTSARFAIDGVVLPPPQHGGVYRVTGLGVKGYPGDAAVL
- the LOC130443755 gene encoding regucalcin-like isoform X2, whose translation is MNPKVELLEDIPSVELGEGPHWDVDTQSLFFVDIFGHSIHKYTPTTKKHSKAVIDLHKTSPDDKYDKINMVSLIIPIKGEKDKFIVSVDRELLIVTWDGIAEKPSNYQKLYEVDNERTELLTNRFNDGKCDPSGRIWAGTMGEERVNGQPVRGRGSLYSFENKTVTKRLGQIGISNGLAWNEELKKMYYIDTFKDCVEEYDFDIRTGNMSNGKPIFDLDKNKIGGFPDGMAIDTDGNLWVAVFNGYKVIKIDPRKPETLLTSIPIPAKQVTSVAFGGANLDELYVTSARFAIDGVVLPPPQHGGVYRVTGLGVKGYPGDAAVL